Proteins from a genomic interval of Schistocerca cancellata isolate TAMUIC-IGC-003103 chromosome 8, iqSchCanc2.1, whole genome shotgun sequence:
- the LOC126095375 gene encoding uncharacterized protein LOC126095375 — protein MPVSDSVSDSVPAVSPALPDDVKLAAPPSAQEPQHSVEVVLTSPPTQASQHVDDTSVQPAVCRQIAPRTARSASADSKPISPPPTLPIPTPSDAGADVPDAVFPLLAPSSDSSRPANPSDALVDVPDLEPPTPPALESGVHQTRRRVKVPPNLHAVRKKHKHAKDDSDSVDSGQSPSAMSDVDDMDVAASSVM, from the coding sequence ATGCCTGTTTCGGATTCTGTTTCGGATTCTGTTCCCGCTGTGTCTCCTGCTTTGCCTGATGACGTCAAACTTGCTGCCCCGCCGTCGGCGCAAGAGCCACAACATTCGGTCGAGGTGGTGTTGACATCCCCCCCGACACAGGCATCACAACATGTTGACGACACTTCGGTGCAGCCAGCTGTTTGTCGGCAAATCGCTCCTAGAACTGCGCGCTCCGCTTCAGCGGATTCCAAACCTATCTCTCCACCTCCTACACTTCCAATACCTACACCTTCTGATGCCGGTGCCGATGTTCCTGATGCAGTTTTCCCCTTGCTGGCTCCTTCTTCTGATTCCTCTCGCCCTGCTAATCCTTCGGATGCCTTGGTTGACGTGCCTGATCTCGAACCCCCCACTCCACCTGCTCTTGAATCTGGTGTGCATCAGACACGTCGTCGGGTGAAAGTGCCCCCCAATCTGCACGCGGTGCGGAAAAAACACAAGCATGCAAAGGATGACTCTGATTCCGTTGATTCCGGGCAATCACCCTCTGCCATGTCTGATGTTGATGATATGGATGTAGCTGCGTCTAGTGTGATGTAA